A single window of Mycolicibacterium madagascariense DNA harbors:
- a CDS encoding DUF3159 domain-containing protein, translated as MSRRDTADEHSSSPEDTASDAESESQFSARAILDQMGGISGLIYSSLPVLVFVPVSSFFGLKWAIGAALGVAFLILVWRLVRRETVQPAVSGFIAVGVSALIAYLVGASKGYFLLGIWSSLIYAGVFALSVVIRRPVVGYAWGWVNGRDKDWRGVRRALHAFDIATVVWALVFAARFLVQNRLYAADQTGLLGVARIAMGWPLTAVAALATYLAIRTAQRALHAAEDTVDPVEAPRASEAQAD; from the coding sequence GTGAGTCGCCGCGACACCGCGGACGAGCACAGTAGTTCCCCCGAGGACACGGCGTCCGACGCCGAGTCCGAAAGCCAGTTCAGCGCCCGGGCCATCCTGGACCAGATGGGCGGCATCAGCGGCCTGATCTACTCCTCGCTGCCGGTCCTGGTCTTCGTTCCGGTGTCGTCGTTCTTCGGGCTGAAGTGGGCCATCGGCGCCGCGCTCGGCGTGGCGTTCCTGATCCTGGTGTGGCGGCTGGTGCGACGCGAGACCGTGCAGCCCGCGGTGTCCGGCTTCATCGCCGTCGGCGTGAGCGCCTTGATCGCCTACCTCGTCGGTGCGTCCAAGGGGTACTTCCTGCTGGGCATCTGGTCGTCGCTGATCTACGCCGGGGTGTTCGCGCTGTCCGTGGTGATCCGGCGACCCGTCGTCGGCTACGCCTGGGGCTGGGTCAACGGCCGTGACAAGGACTGGCGGGGGGTGCGTCGCGCGCTCCACGCGTTCGACATCGCCACCGTGGTCTGGGCTCTGGTGTTCGCCGCCCGCTTCCTGGTCCAGAACCGGCTGTATGCCGCCGACCAGACGGGACTGCTCGGCGTCGCACGCATCGCGATGGGCTGGCCGCTGACCGCCGTCGCCGCGCTGGCCACCTACCTCGCCATCCGCACGGCTCAGCGCGCGCTGCATGCGGCCGAGGACACGGTCGACCCGGTGGAGGCGCCGCGCGCCTCGGAGGCGCAGGCCGACTGA